In Haematobia irritans isolate KBUSLIRL chromosome 1, ASM5000362v1, whole genome shotgun sequence, a genomic segment contains:
- the LOC142219867 gene encoding uncharacterized protein LOC142219867, whose product SNNLIRNTINLVSLKASNGSHNNNSNGNNIATKTAAATNLLAANAAAKILKLATNVANNGNNTTSSTTNSNKITLPNLVNLGILTPATSPTKTTQQSSLNSFNQNNKQQHTVTQHITAASPPPSMANSPNSNSQSGLVSGGGGGGGKGGSGNLSGGSLCPSQAMVSTDVVALTVAVADAGVSTLSEET is encoded by the coding sequence AGCAATAATTTAATACGTAATACCATAAATTTGGTGTCTTTAAAAGCATCAAatggttcacataataacaataGTAATGGTAATAATATAGCAACAAAAACTGCGGCTGCCACCAACTTATTGGCCGCTAATGCAGCagccaaaatattaaaattggcCACCAATGTTGCAAATAATGGAAATAATACAACATCGTCTACGACCAACTCCAATAAAATCACTCTTCCGAATTTGGTCAATTTGGGTATACTGACACCGGCTACTTCGCCAACAAAAACTACACAGCAGTCATCATTGAATTCGTTCAACCAAAACAACAAGCAACAACATACAGTTACTCAACATATAACTGCGGCATCACCGCCACCATCAATGGCCAATTCGCCCAATAGTAATTCTCAAAGTGGCCTTGTAAGCGGTGGTGGTGGCGGAGGCGGCAAAGGAGGTTCTGGAAACTTGTCTGGTGGGAGTCTATGTCCTTCACAGGCCATGGTGTCCACCGATGTTGTTGCTTTGACTGTTGCCGTTGCCGACGCAGGTGTTAGCACCTTAAGCGAGGAAACGTAG